The Bacteroidota bacterium genomic interval TTCTCGGACGTCACCGTGCCGGGCGACGTGACCGCCGGCAACCTCGGCTTCGACGTGGACTTCAACGCCAACCTGACCGACGCCGACTGCGCGTGCCCGAACCCGAGTTCGTCCATCGGCAACGGCCCGTACAACGCCTCGGCTCCGCTCATGCCGCCGACCGGCCCGAACTTCGACCTGACGGCCTCCGGCGTTCCGTCCTCGGTCCTGCCCGGCGGCTCGTTCCAGGTCGACTTCACGGTGACCAACAACACGGGCAACCCGGTGACCGGCGACCTGTTCTACACGGCCTCGCCCGGCGGGATACAGTTCAACGTCTTCAACGACCAGACGGTGGCAGCAGGCGCGACGCGGTCGGGCTTCTACACCCAGAACGTGCCAGGCAACGCCGTCCCAGGCATCTATACCTACACGGTGCGGATCGGCAACTTCCCGAACGCAACGGTCGACTCCGAGGTCTTCACGATCGTCGTCAGCGCGTCGGCTCCGGCCGCCGGTGGGACTGCTGAGTGGAGCGCCTCGGACGCCGTCTGGGGCGGCGAAGAGGTCATCGCGGCGGCCGGCCTTGCGACGGCTTCGGTGGGGGCCTACCCGAACCCGTTCGCGTCGGAGACGACGATCCAGTTCGAGACGGCCAAGACGGCCAGCGTCCGCCTCGCGGTGTACGACGTGACGGGCCGCGAGGTCGCGGTGCTCGTCGACGGAACCGTCGCGGCGGGTACGCACCAGGCGACGTTCGACGCGCGGGGCCTCGCCAGCGGGCTCTACGTTTGGCACCTCGAAGCGGGGGGCCGCGCCGAGACCGGGCGGATCACGCTCGTGCGCTAGGCCGCCGACCGGCACGAACCCACAGCGCCGCCCGGGCTCCGGCTCGGGCGGCGCTGCCGTTTTGCGATGCGTTGCCTCTTTCAGATGTCGCCCCGCTGGGGTCGGAGGATGATCTCCTCTGCGACGGTGCGGCCGGTGAGTTTGTGGAGGTCCACGAGCGCGTGGGCGATGTCCTCGGGCGGCATGAAGCGCGCCGGGGGCAGGTCCGTGCCCTCCCAGCTCGCAGTCAGCGTGGCCCCGGGAAGGAGCGTGGTTACGCGCAGGCCGGTGCCTTTGGTCTCCTCGCGGACGGCCCGGGCGAGGCCGAGCAGCCCGTGCTTGGCCGCGCAGTAGGCCGCCCCGCCGGGGTAGCCTCGGATCGCCGCGACGGAAGCCATGAAGAACAGGTCGCCGCGCCCGCGCTCCAGCATGGCTGGGAGGAAGGCCCGCGTGACGAGGTAGGCACTCGTGAGGTTGACGTCGACTTGGGCGCGGAAGTCGGCGGGGTCGAGGTCGAGCAGGCCGCCGGGCAGGAACGCGCCGGCGTTGTTGACGAGGACATCCGGCGTGCCGAGACGCAGGTTCACGTCGTCGGCCATCGCCGCGACGGCCTCGTCGTCGGTCACGTCGCACGGAAAGACGGCCGCCTCGGCCCCGAGCCGCCGGCACTCGGCGGCGACGGCGTCGAGCTTGGCTTCGGTGCGAGCGACGAGGGCGAGGCGTGTTCCGTCCTCGGCAGCAAACGCCTCGGCTACGGCCGCGCCGATGCCCTGGCTCGCGCCGGTGATAACAATCGTCATGTCAGCGTGTCTCTTCGAGTGTGGAGGTGCCTTCGGACCGGTCGCCGCTCGTCCAGCGCCAGCGCTCGTGGAGCCGGAGCCGCCCGTCGGGCAGCACCTCCGGCGTCGTCTCGCAGGAGCCCGTCATCAGGCGGCCGGCCATGTTGACGTGCTGGTAGCGCATGTCGAGCCTGCCCTCGGCATCGGCCGTGGCGACGAGTGACCCGAACGCGACGCGGCCGCCGCGGTAGGTGGCCCACACGACGCACCCCTCCTGGTGGTACTCGAAGACGGTCGCCTCGCCGGCCTCGCCACCGGCTGAGTTCTCGGCGGCTCGGAAGCGCCGTCCGTCGTAGTCGACCATCAGTGCCGGTTGATGAGCCGCATGAACTCGGCGCGGGTGTGGATGTTGTTGAGGAACTCGCCCGAGACCGCGCTGGTGGTCGTGACCGAGTTCTGCTTCTCCGCCCCGCGCATCATCATGCACAGGTGCTGCGCCTCGATCACGACGGCCACGCCCTGCGGGTCGAGCACACGCTGGACGGCGTCGCGGACCTGGATCGTCAGGCGCTCCTGCACCTGGAGCCGCCGAGCGAACACGTCGACTACGCGCGGGATCTTGCTCAGTCCCACGATCCGCCCGTTCGGGATATAGGCCACGTGGGCCTTGCCAAAAAATGGGAGCATATGGTGTTCACATAACGAATACACCTCGATGTCCTTGACGAGGATCATCTGCGAGTAGTCCTCCTCGAACAGCGCCGAGCGGAGGATGGCGTCGGGGTCGAGCTGGTAGCCGTGCGTCAGGAACTGGTACGCCTTCGCCACGCGCTCGGGCGTCTTGACGAGCCCCTCGCGCTCCGGGTCCTCGCCGACGAGCGAAAGGACGCGGCGCGTGTGCTCGGCGAGGCGTTCGGTCGTCGGCGGGTGGTAAACGTCGCGCCGCTCGTAGAGGTGTGGAGCGGCGAAGTCGGTGCCGTCAGGTTCGTGGTCGGGCATCGGGGGGAGGGGGCGAGCGGAAGCAAGAGAGAGGAGAAGATAGGGAGGCGGTGCGTCCGAGACCCCCTGCGTTTCTCCGGTCTCGCTCCTGGATTACTCGCCGCGGTATTCGGCCACGTTGTGCTGCGTCTCGGCGAGGCGGACGCTGTGCAGACGCCCGCTCGGCAGCGCGTCCGCGATCTGATTCCAGATGGCGATGGCGACGTTCTCGGTCGAGGGCATCACGCCGTCGAGGAAGTCCACGTCGAGGTTCAGGTTGCGGTGGTCCAGCTTGTCCACCACCCGCTCGTTCAGGACGCGCTTGAGCACCCCGAGGTCGATGACGTAGCCCGTCAGCGGGTCGGGCTCACCGGCCACGGTCACTTCGAGCGTGTAGTTGTGCCCGTGCCAGTTCGGGCTGTTGCACTTGCCGAACGTCTCCCGATTCCAGTCGTCCGACTGAGCCGGGTTGTGGAGCCGGTGGGCTGCGTTGAAGCGGACGGTGCGGGTGACGTAAACAAGGGGCATGGGCTGGGCAAAGTCGGATGCTCCGTCTGAACCCGCCCTTGCCAGGCTTCGTTCCTGCGGATAATAGGCGTAGGTTACGTTAGGGTACCGGGACGCTGTGTTCTGATTATTTGACGCCGCCAGGGTCTCGCATTTGGTTTGCTTTCGGCCTACCTTGTCTCTCTGCCTTTCCTTGTGCTTTTTCCTGCTCTCCTCTCAAGCCCGTGACTAAGACGCTCTTTCAGCAGATCGCCGACGGTGACATCCCGTCGCAACTCCTCTACGAGGATGACCGCGCCATCGCCTTCCGCGACATCGACCCGCAAGCCCCGGTGCATGTGCTCATCGTGCCCCGTAAGCCCATCCCCCGCGCCGACGAGATCCAGGTAGAAGACGAGGCACTCATTGGGCACCTATTTGTCATCGCCCGCCAGGTCGCGGAGCAGCAAGGCCTGAAGAATTATCGCCTTGTGATGAACAACGGCGAAGGGGCCGGGCAGACAGTGTTTCACGTCCACCTGCACCTCCTCGGCGGGCGTTCGATGCAGTGGCCTCCAGGGTGATTTTGGATGTGGGATTCTAGACGTGTCTCACAGGCACCGAGTCCAAAATCCCTGATCTAAAATCCAAAACCGAATGATTGACGTCCAGGATGTCCACGTCACCCTCGGCGGCGCGCCGGTGCTGCGCGACGTGTCGTTCTACGTGGCGACGGGACAGATCGCAGGCTACGTCGGTCCCAACGGGGCGGGTAAGACAACGACGATGCGCCTCCTGACCGGGACGCTCGCCCCGGACCACGGGCGGGTCGTCGTGGCCGGCGTGGACGTGGGGACGCACCCGCTCGACGCCAAGCGGCGCTACGGCTTCGTGCCGGAGCACGGGCACATCTACGAGAGCTTCACGCCCGAAGAGTACCTCCTCTTCGTCGGGCGGATGTACGGGCTGGACGAGGCGCTCGTCCGCACGCGCCTAGCCGCGCTCCTGCAGTACTGGCGCCTCGGCGACGAGGCCCAGCGCAAGATGGTGGGGTTCTCGAAGGGGATGAAGCAGAAAGTCCTCCTCAGCGCCGCGCTCCTGCACGCCCCGCCGGTCCTCCTGCTCGACGAGCCGCTCTCCGGCCTCGACGCCGAGGCCGTGCTCCTGGCCCGCGCCCTGTTTCGGACCTGGGCCGACGCCGGGCACACGGTGCTCTACTCGTCGCACCTCCTGGACGCCGTCGAGCGGATCGCCGACTGGGTGATCGTGATCCGCGAGGGCCAGATCATCGGCGAGGGGTCGCCGGAGGCGCTGAAGACCGAGACGGCAGCGGCCTCGCTCGAACTCGCCTTCAGCCAGCTCACCGCCACCGAGGACGTGAGCGCCCGGACGGCGCAGCTGATGGCGGACGGCTTCGGCGGGGCCGGCTCCGGGCCGTAGCTAAAAACAGGAGCGCAGGGGCACGGCGGTGCCGTGCCCGGAGGTCGGTGGTGGGTTCGAACACGGCGTAGCAGTGCTACGCCCCTACGGGTGTCTGTGACGGGCTGTACCTGATTCTCTATCTTTCGCTCGCCCCCGCTCCTGCTCACCCCTGCCTCGCATCATGAAAACCCTCGGCGTCACCGGTGGCATCGGCAGCGGCAAGTCGGCGGTGTGCCGGGTGCTGGGCGACCTCGGGGCGCGCGTGGTCTACGCCGACGCGGTGGCGAAGCGGCTGATGCACGAAGACGCCACGCTCCGGTCGGAGATCGCGGCCGCCTTCGGAGCCGGGAGCTACGACGCGGGCGGCGCGCTGAACCGGGCGCACCTCGCGGCCCGCGTGTTCGGGGACGAGGCCCAGGTCGCCCGCCTGAACGCGATCGTGCACCCGCGCGTCCGCGCGGAGATGCTGCGGCTGATCGACGCCGCCCGCGCCGATGGGGTCGCGCTCCTCGTCTACGAGGCCGCCCTGATTTTCGAGACGGGGGCCGACGCCCTGCTCGACGCGGTTGCGGTCGTCGACGCGCCGGTGGAGACGCGGGTCGCCCGCGTGATGGCTCGCGACGGGGCGACGCGCGAGGCCGTGCTCGCCCGGATGGGGCACCAGCTTCCGCCCGCTGACCTCCGCGCCCGCGCCGATTTCGTCATCGAGAACGGCGGAGGCCTGGCCGCGCTCCGGTCGCAGGTCGAGGCCCTGTACGTAGACCTCGCGCCTGGCGACGCCGGCGCGTAGCCGTGCGGAAGTAACACTTTTATAACGCGGCCCCCGCATGAGGCCGGGCGCTGTATTTTCCTAGTACCCCCTACCGCGCTGTGTCTGTGCCACGTCGCCTGACGATTCCCCGAGCCTTCCATCCGCCGGCCGCTCTTCTCGGTCGCTGGGTGCGGCGACGGGCAAAGGACGCGCGGCACGCCGAGAGCCTCACGATCATCGCCGTCGCGCTCGTGTTCACGGCGGCGACGCTCGCCAGCCAGTGGAGCTGGATTCTGCTAGGGGACGCGGCACCGGGCAACGCGCTCTCGCTGTGGGTCTTCGCGGCACATGTCGTCGGCGGGGCGCTGTTGGGGTGGACGTGCCTGTGGGGGTGGAAGCCCCCGGTCGTCGTGGAAGCCGGGCCGGAGGAAATCGTCGTCTCGCAAGGCGAGGAGACGCTGAAGCTCGGCTACGAGGACATCGAGACCACCGAGCGCGTCACGGCCGATGCCTACCACCGGCACTGGCGGCGCTACGCGGCCACGCGCGCCTTCGTAAACCGGCTGCCCGGCGAGTCGCTGCTGCTCCGAACGGCGTCGGGACCCGTCGTCCTCGGCCTGTCCTCGGAAGACCTCGCCGACCTCGAGGCGTACGTGACCGCTGCGCTCGGCATGGAGACGGTGGAGCCGATGGTGCGAGCAGCCTAGCCGCGCGCAGAATCCGGCGCGCTTTCGGTGTGCGCAGCGCGTAGTTTCGCGCCTCTCACCGGCCACCCTGCTCGTGCCTTTTACGCTCCTCCACGAAGACGCTGACACCGACGCCCGCCTCGGCCGACTCGACACGGACCACGGGGTGGTCGAGACGCCGGTGTTCATGCCGGTCGGGACGCTGGGCAGCGTCAAGGCGGTCGAGCAGCGCGAACTCGCTGCGGACGTGCGGGCGCAGATCATCCTCGGCAACACCTACCACCTCTGCCTCCGCCCCGGCACCGAGGTCCTCGAAGCGGCCGGTGGCCTCCACCGGTTCATCGGGTGGGACCGACCCCTCCTGACCGACTCCGGCGGCTACCAGGTCTTCTCGCTCGCCGACCGCCGGACGCTCTCCGAGGAGGGCGTCCGCTTCCAGAGCCACCTCGACGGCTCGGCCCACCTCTTCACGCCGGAGTCGGTCGTGGACACGCAGCGCAGTATCGGCTCGGACGTGATGATGGTGCTCGACGAGTGCCCGGCAGCGGACGTAGACGAAGCTTACGCCCGGACCTCGAACGACCTGACCGTCCGCTGGGCGAAGCGCTGCCAGGACCGGCACCGCGAAACCGGCGGGCTGTACGGTCACCACCAGATGCTCTTTGCGATTGTCCAGGGCGTGACCTACCCCGCCGTCCGGCGCGAATCGGCCCGGCAACTCGTCGAGCTAGATTTCGAGGGGTACGCCATCGGCGGGCTGTCGGTCGGCGAGGCGGCCCCGGTGATGTACGAGATGGTCGAGGTCGTGACCGCGCTGCTGCCGCGCCAGAAGCCGCGCTACCTGATGGGGGTCGGGACGCCGGCCAACCTGCTCGA includes:
- a CDS encoding T9SS type A sorting domain-containing protein, whose amino-acid sequence is MMRSLLTALAVLLLLAPASLAQPVIDGDLSDGDYRTLASKLNANAGFGPDIDVTDIRYFADFDNEVLYLGVQGKVNPFSSDGFGLYLNFDDPVGASAGTLLGDVAGAEFNYLGAADSAFTADFEVDYAFWASPGGTSTSVFFDAVTYVDSTRSDFLGTADQTGTAISGPADDSTNTGGPVFFNEITFAFDNSASGSTGLEFSIPFADLGIDAAQAGAIHAFAFVVSSTSYFSDVTVPGDVTAGNLGFDVDFNANLTDADCACPNPSSSIGNGPYNASAPLMPPTGPNFDLTASGVPSSVLPGGSFQVDFTVTNNTGNPVTGDLFYTASPGGIQFNVFNDQTVAAGATRSGFYTQNVPGNAVPGIYTYTVRIGNFPNATVDSEVFTIVVSASAPAAGGTAEWSASDAVWGGEEVIAAAGLATASVGAYPNPFASETTIQFETAKTASVRLAVYDVTGREVAVLVDGTVAAGTHQATFDARGLASGLYVWHLEAGGRAETGRITLVR
- a CDS encoding SDR family oxidoreductase; this encodes MTIVITGASQGIGAAVAEAFAAEDGTRLALVARTEAKLDAVAAECRRLGAEAAVFPCDVTDDEAVAAMADDVNLRLGTPDVLVNNAGAFLPGGLLDLDPADFRAQVDVNLTSAYLVTRAFLPAMLERGRGDLFFMASVAAIRGYPGGAAYCAAKHGLLGLARAVREETKGTGLRVTTLLPGATLTASWEGTDLPPARFMPPEDIAHALVDLHKLTGRTVAEEIILRPQRGDI
- a CDS encoding n-acetylglutamate synthase, whose amino-acid sequence is MVDYDGRRFRAAENSAGGEAGEATVFEYHQEGCVVWATYRGGRVAFGSLVATADAEGRLDMRYQHVNMAGRLMTGSCETTPEVLPDGRLRLHERWRWTSGDRSEGTSTLEETR
- the folE gene encoding GTP cyclohydrolase I FolE yields the protein MPDHEPDGTDFAAPHLYERRDVYHPPTTERLAEHTRRVLSLVGEDPEREGLVKTPERVAKAYQFLTHGYQLDPDAILRSALFEEDYSQMILVKDIEVYSLCEHHMLPFFGKAHVAYIPNGRIVGLSKIPRVVDVFARRLQVQERLTIQVRDAVQRVLDPQGVAVVIEAQHLCMMMRGAEKQNSVTTTSAVSGEFLNNIHTRAEFMRLINRH
- a CDS encoding 6-carboxytetrahydropterin synthase, translated to MPLVYVTRTVRFNAAHRLHNPAQSDDWNRETFGKCNSPNWHGHNYTLEVTVAGEPDPLTGYVIDLGVLKRVLNERVVDKLDHRNLNLDVDFLDGVMPSTENVAIAIWNQIADALPSGRLHSVRLAETQHNVAEYRGE
- a CDS encoding histidine triad nucleotide-binding protein, which encodes MTKTLFQQIADGDIPSQLLYEDDRAIAFRDIDPQAPVHVLIVPRKPIPRADEIQVEDEALIGHLFVIARQVAEQQGLKNYRLVMNNGEGAGQTVFHVHLHLLGGRSMQWPPG
- a CDS encoding ABC transporter ATP-binding protein, whose amino-acid sequence is MIDVQDVHVTLGGAPVLRDVSFYVATGQIAGYVGPNGAGKTTTMRLLTGTLAPDHGRVVVAGVDVGTHPLDAKRRYGFVPEHGHIYESFTPEEYLLFVGRMYGLDEALVRTRLAALLQYWRLGDEAQRKMVGFSKGMKQKVLLSAALLHAPPVLLLDEPLSGLDAEAVLLARALFRTWADAGHTVLYSSHLLDAVERIADWVIVIREGQIIGEGSPEALKTETAAASLELAFSQLTATEDVSARTAQLMADGFGGAGSGP
- the coaE gene encoding dephospho-CoA kinase (Dephospho-CoA kinase (CoaE) performs the final step in coenzyme A biosynthesis.); amino-acid sequence: MKTLGVTGGIGSGKSAVCRVLGDLGARVVYADAVAKRLMHEDATLRSEIAAAFGAGSYDAGGALNRAHLAARVFGDEAQVARLNAIVHPRVRAEMLRLIDAARADGVALLVYEAALIFETGADALLDAVAVVDAPVETRVARVMARDGATREAVLARMGHQLPPADLRARADFVIENGGGLAALRSQVEALYVDLAPGDAGA
- the tgt gene encoding tRNA guanosine(34) transglycosylase Tgt, with the protein product MPFTLLHEDADTDARLGRLDTDHGVVETPVFMPVGTLGSVKAVEQRELAADVRAQIILGNTYHLCLRPGTEVLEAAGGLHRFIGWDRPLLTDSGGYQVFSLADRRTLSEEGVRFQSHLDGSAHLFTPESVVDTQRSIGSDVMMVLDECPAADVDEAYARTSNDLTVRWAKRCQDRHRETGGLYGHHQMLFAIVQGVTYPAVRRESARQLVELDFEGYAIGGLSVGEAAPVMYEMVEVVTALLPRQKPRYLMGVGTPANLLENIARGVDMFDCVMPTRNGRNGTLFTTEGVVNIKNAQWKTHFAPVDPGLDGYASQAFTKAYLRHLILSGEVLGLQIASLQNLSLYTWLMRGARTAIRDGRFAAWKAEVLPRVSRRI